The following are from one region of the Granulimonas faecalis genome:
- a CDS encoding RNase A-like domain-containing protein: protein MPADSFGAFDPRGYLRDFLRPRVSHISRHVGKDPSSLIDRICAEPGCKKASSFAPSMDVPLLVRNSLKLNWDHIRAAFSTRGRDRHEYQVDQQGCGLSILWDGYGLVARKSDRFKVVLAKDPSMRYGFFIMTAYPTFSMEDPAAPVDLERALLGSAAFMAPATAPAEALKKGAMRASAYLGEDIPVVSTGNTVQALIPVSDRALPEVSVATRIDHGRITATQFTAVRRGPDGSCMICGIPEGTVGMSAAECLRRVLERDAGLKERIHRATDLVKYPKARTKTAGTVPTERPRGPRRGMRHTPPPPEPPSRARDDGFELG from the coding sequence ATGCCGGCCGACAGCTTCGGCGCGTTCGACCCGAGAGGCTACCTGAGAGACTTTCTCCGCCCGAGGGTGTCCCATATCTCAAGGCATGTCGGCAAGGACCCGTCGTCGCTCATCGACAGGATCTGCGCCGAGCCCGGGTGCAAGAAGGCATCGTCGTTCGCCCCCTCCATGGACGTCCCGTTGCTGGTGAGAAACTCGCTCAAACTCAACTGGGACCACATAAGGGCCGCCTTCAGCACACGGGGACGCGACCGTCACGAATACCAGGTGGACCAGCAAGGATGCGGGCTCTCCATCCTGTGGGACGGCTACGGTCTCGTGGCCCGTAAGAGCGACCGGTTCAAGGTGGTCCTCGCCAAGGACCCGTCCATGAGGTACGGATTCTTCATCATGACCGCCTACCCGACCTTCTCCATGGAAGACCCCGCGGCCCCCGTGGACCTCGAGAGGGCGCTCCTCGGATCCGCCGCTTTCATGGCCCCCGCCACGGCCCCGGCCGAGGCCCTGAAGAAGGGGGCCATGAGGGCCTCCGCATACCTCGGCGAGGACATCCCCGTGGTCAGCACCGGGAACACCGTGCAGGCCCTGATACCGGTGTCCGACCGGGCGCTCCCGGAGGTGAGCGTCGCGACGAGGATCGACCACGGCCGGATCACCGCGACCCAGTTCACCGCCGTCAGGAGGGGCCCGGACGGGTCCTGCATGATCTGCGGCATCCCCGAGGGCACCGTGGGGATGTCCGCCGCGGAGTGCCTGCGAAGGGTGCTGGAGAGAGACGCCGGGCTCAAGGAGAGGATCCACAGGGCCACTGACCTCGTAAAATACCCCAAGGCCCGCACCAAGACCGCGGGGACGGTCCCGACGGAGCGTCCGCGGGGACCCCGCCGCGGGATGCGGCACACCCCTCCCCCGCCGGAGCCCCCGTCAAGGGCCCGAGACGACGGGTTCGAGCTGGGTTAG